One window of Paludibacter propionicigenes WB4 genomic DNA carries:
- a CDS encoding phosphatase PAP2 family protein has product MCKFTTIILLCGAFCIFSTQVSAQNADIEILRTINGSQSNGLRQYSKFMSNTTAVVAVSTPLVIGVAAIIDKNDDLLKSALYTGVSIGVSGVLAYSMKELVNRPRPYTAYPDITAYQLESSSSFPSAHTSVAFATATALSLKYPKWYVIAPSYFWACSVGYSRMNLGVHYPSDVLAGAVLGAGSAYVTYKLNNWFWKKNDNKRLIGLEAYK; this is encoded by the coding sequence ATGTGCAAATTTACGACAATTATTCTGCTTTGTGGTGCTTTTTGTATTTTTAGTACGCAAGTTTCAGCACAAAATGCAGATATAGAGATACTAAGGACAATTAATGGTTCCCAGTCAAATGGGCTCAGACAGTATTCCAAATTCATGTCCAACACTACTGCTGTTGTAGCAGTGTCTACCCCTTTGGTTATAGGAGTTGCTGCTATCATTGATAAAAACGATGACCTGCTGAAAAGTGCTCTCTACACAGGAGTGAGTATAGGAGTGAGTGGAGTGCTCGCTTACTCAATGAAAGAGCTTGTAAACCGCCCCAGACCTTATACTGCCTATCCGGATATTACGGCTTATCAGTTAGAATCGTCTTCTTCATTCCCCTCGGCGCATACATCCGTAGCATTTGCCACAGCCACTGCGTTAAGTCTGAAATACCCGAAGTGGTACGTAATTGCTCCCAGTTACTTTTGGGCCTGCTCGGTGGGTTATTCGCGTATGAATCTGGGAGTGCATTATCCATCGGATGTGTTGGCAGGAGCTGTTCTGGGTGCCGGAAGCGCTTATGTAACCTACAAGCTGAACAATTGGTTTTGGAAGAAAAATGACAACAAAAGATTAATAGGACTTGAAGCTTATAAATAA
- the pnuC gene encoding nicotinamide riboside transporter PnuC, with amino-acid sequence MILDYIQKNWIEIVGAILSLIYLYLSINQKVSLWFFGIVSSVFYIVVFFQSKLYADMSLQFYYVVISVYGWINWKHGKSGNREELPTTKASGTLLIKISIATGFIYLVYYFVLAKFTDSTIPKVDSLVGALSVIGTWMLARKLLENWIVWIVVDGLCVGLYIYKELYPTTVLFAIYTAMSVIGYRQWKKSLAK; translated from the coding sequence ATGATTTTAGACTATATACAAAAAAACTGGATAGAAATTGTTGGGGCGATACTCAGCCTTATCTATCTGTACCTTTCTATCAACCAAAAAGTAAGCCTGTGGTTTTTTGGGATAGTATCTTCTGTCTTTTATATAGTTGTTTTTTTTCAATCAAAGCTATACGCCGACATGAGTCTACAGTTTTATTATGTAGTAATAAGCGTATATGGATGGATAAATTGGAAACACGGAAAATCGGGAAATAGAGAAGAACTACCGACAACAAAAGCATCCGGAACACTTCTGATAAAAATAAGTATCGCCACAGGTTTTATATACCTTGTATACTATTTTGTACTGGCTAAATTCACCGATTCCACAATTCCCAAAGTAGATTCTCTGGTAGGTGCATTAAGTGTTATCGGCACCTGGATGCTGGCTCGGAAACTGCTTGAAAACTGGATTGTATGGATTGTTGTTGATGGTCTTTGCGTAGGACTTTATATTTACAAAGAACTATATCCGACAACCGTTCTGTTTGCAATTTACACGGCAATGTCTGTAATCGGATATCGGCAGTGGAAAAAATCACTCGCTAAATAG